From Paraburkholderia fungorum, the proteins below share one genomic window:
- a CDS encoding LysR family transcriptional regulator has translation MKTSGLGELEAVLAVARHRNFRAAASELGVSTSALSHSVAALESRIGVRLFNRTTRSVSLSEAGTQFVDSVAPALSTIRDALDMAGSFRDTVSGVLRINTSAGAAKQVMALFIDYIKRYPEMKLDIVTEGKLIDIVADGFDAGIRLADTVPQDMIAVPFGDTQRFAVVGSPDYFKRHKPPRTPADLLAHQCIRMRMPSGSIYQWEFERHGEALRVDAKGPLTLDEPGLMLQAARAGVGLAYMSEWNVAADLQEGTLIRVLEGWTPPLDGLCLYYPGRRHMPAGLRALIDLIREQADARRPRRGARRAR, from the coding sequence ATGAAAACGTCAGGCCTGGGTGAACTCGAAGCGGTGCTGGCCGTCGCGCGGCATCGCAACTTTCGTGCGGCGGCGAGCGAGCTGGGCGTTTCCACGTCCGCGCTCAGTCACTCGGTGGCCGCGCTGGAGTCGCGCATCGGCGTGCGGCTTTTCAATCGCACCACGCGCAGCGTGTCGTTGTCGGAGGCGGGCACGCAGTTCGTCGACAGTGTGGCGCCCGCGCTTTCCACCATCCGCGATGCACTCGACATGGCGGGCAGCTTTCGCGACACGGTGTCGGGCGTGCTGCGCATCAATACGTCGGCAGGCGCGGCGAAACAGGTGATGGCGCTGTTTATCGACTACATCAAGCGGTATCCGGAGATGAAGCTCGATATCGTGACCGAAGGCAAGCTGATCGATATCGTCGCCGACGGCTTCGACGCGGGCATCCGTCTCGCCGATACCGTGCCGCAAGACATGATCGCGGTGCCGTTCGGCGACACGCAACGCTTCGCCGTGGTCGGCAGCCCGGACTATTTCAAGCGGCACAAGCCGCCGCGCACGCCCGCCGACCTCCTCGCGCATCAATGCATCCGCATGCGGATGCCGAGCGGTTCGATCTATCAATGGGAATTCGAGCGGCACGGCGAGGCGTTGCGCGTCGACGCAAAAGGCCCGCTGACGCTCGACGAGCCGGGGCTGATGCTGCAGGCCGCGCGGGCGGGCGTCGGTCTCGCGTATATGAGCGAGTGGAACGTCGCCGCGGATTTGCAGGAGGGCACGCTGATCCGCGTGCTGGAAGGATGGACGCCGCCGCTGGACGGCCTGTGTCTGTACTATCCGGGCCGCCGTCACATGCCGGCCGGATTGCGCGCGTTGATCGACCTGATCCGCGAACAGGCGGATGCGCGGCGACCGCGTCGCGGCGCTCGCCGTGCACGTTGA
- a CDS encoding AzlD family protein, whose product MPDLAILTTIVLMAASTYATRIIGYVALRDRTLSPRMRAVMENVPGCVLISVIAPAFVSRDPADLIALAVTLFAASRFSLLPTVVIGVVATGLLRHLMG is encoded by the coding sequence ATGCCTGATCTCGCGATTCTGACCACCATCGTGTTGATGGCCGCATCCACGTACGCAACGCGAATTATCGGCTACGTGGCGCTGCGCGACCGCACGCTCAGTCCGCGTATGCGCGCGGTCATGGAGAACGTGCCGGGCTGCGTGCTGATCTCGGTGATCGCGCCGGCATTCGTGTCGCGCGATCCGGCGGACCTGATCGCGCTTGCGGTGACGTTGTTTGCGGCCAGCCGGTTTTCGCTGCTGCCGACGGTGGTGATCGGCGTGGTGGCGACGGGTTTGCTGCGTCATCTGATGGGATGA
- a CDS encoding AzlC family ABC transporter permease, whose protein sequence is MSSVYSPTVAAQQPSRGAEVARGMRAALPVMVGFVPFALVLGAQAAQKGLSALEVPLMTGLNFAGGSEFTAVRLWTSPPHIALIVAMSLLVNARHILMGAALAPRMRHLPLPKALAALFLMCDESWALTLADANARKTEQISVGYYMGVAINLWMTWVAFTALGAILGPVLGDIERYGFDMAFTAVFLVLLKGMWKGAKACSPWLVSLVAAALTYRLVPGAWYVAAGTCAGLVAAVALEKRDA, encoded by the coding sequence ATGAGTAGTGTGTATTCGCCGACGGTGGCGGCGCAGCAGCCGTCACGCGGCGCGGAAGTCGCGCGCGGCATGCGGGCCGCGTTGCCCGTCATGGTGGGTTTCGTTCCGTTCGCGCTGGTGCTCGGCGCGCAAGCCGCACAAAAAGGCCTCAGCGCGCTCGAGGTGCCGCTGATGACCGGCCTCAACTTCGCAGGCGGTTCCGAGTTCACGGCCGTCCGCTTGTGGACCTCGCCTCCGCACATTGCGCTGATCGTCGCGATGTCGCTGCTCGTGAATGCGCGGCATATTCTGATGGGGGCAGCACTCGCACCGCGCATGCGCCATCTGCCGTTGCCGAAGGCGCTCGCCGCGCTGTTCCTGATGTGCGACGAAAGCTGGGCGCTGACACTCGCCGATGCCAATGCACGCAAAACCGAGCAGATCAGCGTCGGTTACTACATGGGCGTCGCGATCAACCTGTGGATGACCTGGGTCGCGTTCACCGCGCTGGGCGCAATCCTCGGGCCGGTTTTGGGCGACATCGAACGATACGGCTTCGACATGGCCTTCACGGCGGTATTCCTGGTTCTTCTGAAAGGCATGTGGAAGGGCGCGAAGGCGTGCAGCCCGTGGCTGGTCAGTCTGGTCGCCGCCGCGCTCACGTACCGGCTGGTGCCGGGCGCGTGGTATGTCGCGGCCGGAACCTGCGCAGGCCTCGTCGCGGCGGTCGCGCTGGAGAAGCGCGATGCCTGA
- a CDS encoding SGNH/GDSL hydrolase family protein → MRAINDTVRAAIFSVAISLLSACGGGHGDDSSSNGSGSTTATPAGGVKLQVVSFGDSLSDVGTYAPLASALGGGRFTTNPGQVWSQNVAQYYGDTLSAAYTIDITHKLSAQGGFGYAEGGSTIATPADQYDFLTDVIGNIEIPVNQQVSSYLSAHGSFNSGQLVLVWAGANDVLRAGLPPTAGPVVETAATALAQLVQQIVQAGATHVVVVNLPNIGLSPKGLASSDGGANLTQLSQLFNTTLNAALQTDGVQSKVIQVDAYTWLNGIISNFQANGFTVSNTAMACDPNKTPDDTSLLCSPATYTTANADQTYMFADDLHPTTHVHALFAQYVEQQIAASGLGH, encoded by the coding sequence ATGCGTGCAATAAATGACACAGTACGTGCTGCAATATTTTCCGTCGCAATCTCGCTGCTGTCCGCGTGCGGCGGCGGACACGGAGACGATTCATCCAGTAACGGTTCAGGCAGCACCACAGCCACTCCGGCGGGCGGCGTGAAGCTGCAGGTGGTTTCTTTCGGCGACAGTCTGTCGGACGTCGGCACCTACGCGCCGCTCGCCAGCGCGCTGGGCGGCGGGCGCTTCACGACCAATCCCGGGCAGGTGTGGTCGCAGAACGTCGCGCAATACTACGGCGACACGCTAAGCGCCGCGTACACGATCGACATCACCCACAAACTCAGCGCTCAAGGCGGCTTCGGTTACGCGGAAGGCGGCTCGACGATAGCCACGCCAGCGGATCAATACGACTTCCTGACCGATGTAATCGGCAACATCGAGATACCCGTCAACCAGCAGGTGTCGAGCTATCTGAGCGCGCATGGGAGTTTCAACTCCGGTCAGCTGGTGCTCGTTTGGGCCGGCGCGAACGACGTGCTGCGCGCCGGTTTGCCGCCCACCGCCGGGCCGGTCGTGGAAACGGCGGCGACCGCGCTCGCGCAGCTCGTCCAGCAGATCGTTCAGGCCGGCGCCACGCATGTGGTGGTGGTCAATCTGCCGAATATCGGGCTGTCGCCGAAGGGGCTGGCTTCATCCGATGGCGGCGCCAATCTGACCCAGCTATCGCAACTCTTCAACACGACCCTGAACGCCGCGTTGCAGACCGACGGCGTGCAAAGCAAGGTGATTCAGGTCGATGCGTACACGTGGCTGAACGGGATCATCTCCAATTTCCAGGCGAACGGATTCACGGTATCGAACACCGCGATGGCCTGCGATCCGAACAAGACGCCCGACGATACATCCCTGCTCTGCTCGCCCGCGACCTACACGACCGCCAACGCGGACCAGACCTATATGTTCGCCGACGACCTGCATCCGACGACGCATGTGCATGCGCTTTTTGCGCAATACGTGGAGCAGCAGATCGCGGCTAGCGGACTGGGACACTGA
- a CDS encoding NfrA family protein produces the protein MNDTIMRRRRQSISACLGPRWRSWAAAWAVTALAAIPALPVHADENLPLPLEGAAYRVAQSAYQAYGAHRYAESASLAREAIRQRPDLVELRLLLANSLAAGGHREAASRELSSAIAMLGAQPALTGRRAQIDRLIAAGDAGGDTGDLNSAAFKAAGRAYRAYAQKDYEAAISASRDAIGEAPDAERLRYLLIDALLATNQDADAYAEAVDATRRFGDSEALRQRRDYVGARLGQQLSIQASAARERGDLPGAMKLAQQAVDHAPNQFNFRLQLIDLQFGQGDLAGVGQTASGAIEQNDRDVLAWTLRGYARAALQEAGADSDFAHALSVTDASANTSPRTARIARMIIADVWIAQGRAQAALDLLAPLAQAHDDTDAAISLRRHRAHAKLREAAPAASATIAIDPKARPVFDCRTDQFGAACDLYAADPGFDAARKARLAASQGDRRAAVEAAREAVAAAPDDPQHRTELIDALVNEGDERGASVQARSVIDAGLLDGMTDMQAGFIAQRAGDSRLALHYFEQADQHGDLPASAFADAGYAALHAHRNPQGAAYLERAIDAGTHPADGEPAATPQTLADERAAHAEATRNWGFNTSLNYRNGGAQPGFASNPVPGVANNWQTATEAWWRPFGSLGDRDFQVYARGYENFGVKGDEPSGADTLQAAVGARVKPFSSVNAVFAFERIVPIGASVRSDWLARAAWSDGFGTALRIDRPSWWTGIAYAEAGRYLQHPSTYATANARLGRTFRLDSVDPNLTVFPHLVVGADYDSAVDHSVPVGIGAGVSTRWWFRGGPYDAPRSFVDLSVQYRFRVAGDARARGVFFGAVLAY, from the coding sequence ATGAATGACACGATCATGCGCCGCCGTCGTCAGTCGATCTCGGCATGCCTTGGACCTCGCTGGCGCTCGTGGGCCGCGGCGTGGGCCGTGACCGCGTTGGCCGCGATTCCCGCGCTGCCGGTTCACGCCGATGAAAACTTGCCGTTACCGCTGGAGGGTGCAGCTTACCGGGTCGCGCAATCCGCGTATCAGGCGTATGGCGCGCACCGTTATGCCGAAAGCGCGAGCCTCGCCCGCGAAGCGATCCGGCAACGGCCGGACCTTGTGGAGCTTCGTCTGCTGCTCGCCAATTCACTGGCGGCGGGTGGGCATCGCGAAGCGGCGAGCCGCGAATTGTCGTCGGCGATTGCGATGCTGGGTGCGCAACCTGCGTTGACCGGACGGCGCGCGCAGATCGACCGTTTGATCGCGGCGGGCGATGCGGGCGGCGATACCGGCGATCTCAATAGCGCCGCGTTCAAGGCCGCTGGGCGCGCGTATCGGGCTTACGCGCAAAAGGACTATGAGGCGGCGATCAGCGCGTCGCGCGACGCGATTGGCGAGGCGCCGGATGCGGAGCGGTTGCGTTATCTGCTGATCGACGCGTTGCTCGCGACGAATCAGGACGCGGACGCGTATGCGGAAGCCGTGGACGCAACCCGGCGTTTCGGCGATAGCGAAGCGCTGCGGCAGCGCCGCGACTATGTCGGCGCGCGGCTTGGGCAGCAGCTTTCCATCCAGGCATCGGCGGCACGCGAGCGCGGCGATTTGCCGGGCGCAATGAAGCTTGCTCAGCAAGCGGTCGATCACGCGCCCAATCAGTTCAATTTCCGCCTGCAACTGATCGACCTTCAATTCGGCCAAGGTGACCTCGCCGGTGTCGGGCAAACGGCTTCAGGGGCCATCGAGCAGAACGATCGCGACGTGCTCGCGTGGACGTTGCGCGGTTATGCCCGCGCCGCGTTGCAGGAAGCGGGTGCGGATAGCGACTTTGCGCATGCGCTCAGCGTGACGGATGCGTCGGCCAATACATCGCCTCGCACCGCGCGGATTGCCCGCATGATCATCGCCGATGTGTGGATAGCGCAAGGCCGCGCACAAGCTGCGCTCGACCTGCTGGCGCCGCTCGCTCAAGCGCATGACGACACCGACGCGGCGATTTCGCTGCGTCGTCATCGTGCGCACGCGAAGCTCCGCGAAGCGGCACCTGCAGCATCAGCAACCATCGCAATCGATCCCAAAGCGCGCCCGGTCTTCGATTGCCGCACCGACCAGTTCGGCGCCGCTTGCGACCTGTACGCCGCCGATCCCGGTTTCGACGCCGCACGAAAAGCGCGCCTCGCCGCCAGCCAGGGCGATCGCCGCGCAGCCGTCGAAGCCGCGCGCGAAGCCGTGGCGGCCGCGCCGGACGACCCTCAGCATCGCACCGAACTGATCGATGCACTGGTCAACGAGGGCGACGAGCGGGGCGCGTCGGTGCAAGCCCGCAGCGTGATCGACGCAGGCCTGCTCGACGGCATGACCGACATGCAGGCCGGTTTCATCGCGCAACGGGCGGGCGACAGCCGCCTCGCACTGCATTACTTCGAGCAGGCCGATCAGCATGGCGACCTGCCAGCGTCGGCATTCGCGGATGCCGGCTACGCCGCGCTGCACGCGCACCGCAACCCGCAGGGCGCGGCCTACCTGGAGCGCGCAATCGATGCCGGCACGCATCCCGCCGACGGCGAACCCGCGGCCACGCCGCAAACCCTCGCTGACGAACGCGCGGCCCACGCGGAAGCCACCCGCAACTGGGGCTTCAACACGTCGCTGAATTACCGCAATGGCGGCGCGCAACCGGGTTTCGCGTCGAACCCCGTGCCGGGCGTCGCAAACAACTGGCAGACCGCGACCGAAGCATGGTGGCGGCCGTTCGGCAGCCTCGGCGACCGCGATTTCCAGGTCTACGCTCGCGGCTATGAAAACTTCGGCGTCAAAGGAGACGAACCTTCCGGCGCCGATACGTTGCAGGCCGCGGTGGGCGCGCGCGTGAAGCCGTTCAGTTCGGTCAACGCGGTATTCGCGTTCGAACGGATTGTGCCGATCGGCGCCAGCGTGCGCTCGGACTGGCTCGCGCGTGCTGCGTGGTCCGATGGATTCGGCACCGCGTTGCGCATCGACCGGCCGAGCTGGTGGACGGGTATCGCGTACGCGGAAGCCGGTCGCTATCTGCAGCATCCGTCCACGTATGCGACGGCTAACGCGCGGCTGGGCCGCACATTCCGGCTCGATTCCGTCGATCCCAATCTCACCGTGTTTCCGCATCTGGTGGTGGGCGCGGACTACGACTCGGCGGTCGATCACAGCGTGCCGGTCGGCATCGGGGCCGGGGTGTCGACGCGCTGGTGGTTCCGCGGCGGCCCCTACGATGCGCCGCGTTCGTTCGTGGATCTGTCGGTGCAATACCGGTTCCGGGTGGCCGGGGATGCGCGCGCACGCGGTGTATTCTTCGGGGCCGTGCTGGCCTACTAG
- a CDS encoding glycosyl transferase family protein, producing the protein MIIATLKWYGAVLLAQYYQTLEQISTVVAAIILLSSLDDLFIDLWYWVRETVRRFTVERQHKPLTVAQLEQRDEQPIAIMVPAWQEYDVIAAMIEDAVRVLDYRAYTIFVGTYQNDAATIAEVERMRHRYKHLHRVEVPHDGPTCKADCLNWIVQAILHYEFEAGIEFAGVVMHDSEDVLHPVELKFFNYLLPRKDMIQLPVASLEREWYELVAGTYMDEFAEWHAKDLVVRESMAGSVPSAGVGTCFSRRAMLALIEETQSQPFNTESLTEDYDVGARISKLGMQSIFPRFPVQFATRRRSWFGLGPERDITVTMPLCVREFFPDTLRTAYRQRARWTLGIGLQGWKQTGWSGSFANRYLLLRDRKGVVTAFVGMLAYLLVLQFLLFAVASFIGLTPNLFPSPFIDSTWTQFLLAANFISLALRVLQRVIFTTRLYGWEHGILAVPRMVISNFINFLAVFRAWRLFLVHIVTGKRLAWDKTMHDFPSADGLRNTRQNLGELLLSWQAIDQSKLDIALSDERSREAPLGRVLMARGWLDEETLAEAIAFQSDLPRGKFNPALLRDSRDDVPVEVLVRMRVLPQGTDENGHMVFVAASLPADDALAELHELTGRTVAVHIVRESEVTQGLRVLRDVEQPSLAMAGGTDSDADSETVQPHETIMRGVPLIGDLLIEMGLVTRAAFEDALTSYRPDRDGRIGDYMVARHVISRDALRLAMAEQRRIQQEQAGRR; encoded by the coding sequence GTGATTATCGCCACGCTGAAGTGGTACGGCGCCGTTCTGCTCGCGCAGTATTACCAGACGCTCGAACAGATTTCGACAGTCGTCGCGGCAATCATTCTGCTGTCGAGCCTCGACGATCTGTTCATCGATCTCTGGTACTGGGTGCGCGAAACGGTGCGGCGCTTCACGGTCGAGCGGCAGCACAAGCCGCTGACCGTCGCGCAACTCGAACAGCGCGACGAGCAGCCCATCGCGATCATGGTTCCCGCGTGGCAGGAGTACGACGTGATCGCCGCGATGATCGAGGATGCGGTCCGAGTGCTCGACTATCGTGCTTACACCATTTTCGTCGGTACCTATCAGAACGATGCCGCGACGATTGCCGAAGTGGAGCGCATGCGGCATCGCTACAAGCATCTGCATCGTGTCGAGGTGCCGCACGATGGACCGACCTGCAAGGCCGATTGTCTGAACTGGATCGTGCAGGCCATCCTGCACTATGAATTTGAAGCGGGGATCGAGTTCGCGGGCGTCGTCATGCACGACAGCGAAGACGTGCTGCATCCGGTCGAATTGAAGTTCTTCAACTATCTGTTGCCGCGCAAGGACATGATCCAGCTGCCGGTGGCGTCGCTCGAACGCGAATGGTACGAACTGGTGGCGGGCACCTATATGGACGAGTTCGCCGAGTGGCATGCGAAGGATCTGGTGGTACGCGAGAGCATGGCGGGGTCGGTGCCGTCGGCGGGTGTCGGCACGTGTTTTTCGCGGCGTGCGATGCTCGCGTTGATCGAGGAAACACAGAGCCAGCCGTTCAATACAGAAAGCCTCACCGAAGACTACGACGTCGGCGCGCGCATCAGCAAGCTCGGCATGCAGTCTATTTTTCCGCGTTTTCCCGTTCAGTTCGCGACCCGTCGACGGTCATGGTTCGGGCTCGGACCCGAGCGCGATATCACCGTGACGATGCCGCTGTGCGTGCGTGAGTTTTTCCCGGATACGTTGCGCACCGCGTATCGGCAGCGCGCGCGCTGGACCCTCGGCATCGGTCTGCAAGGCTGGAAGCAGACTGGCTGGAGCGGGTCGTTTGCGAATCGTTATCTGCTGCTGCGCGACCGGAAAGGGGTCGTCACCGCGTTCGTCGGCATGCTGGCTTATCTGCTGGTGCTGCAGTTTCTGCTGTTCGCGGTGGCGTCGTTTATCGGCCTCACGCCGAATCTGTTTCCTTCTCCCTTTATCGATTCGACGTGGACGCAATTCCTGCTTGCGGCCAACTTCATATCGCTGGCGTTGCGCGTGCTTCAACGCGTGATCTTCACGACGCGGCTTTATGGTTGGGAGCACGGCATCCTCGCCGTGCCGCGCATGGTGATCAGCAATTTCATCAATTTTCTCGCGGTGTTTCGCGCGTGGCGGCTTTTTCTCGTGCATATCGTGACCGGCAAGCGGCTCGCGTGGGACAAGACGATGCATGACTTTCCGAGCGCCGACGGTCTGCGCAACACGCGGCAGAATCTTGGCGAATTGCTGCTGTCCTGGCAGGCTATCGATCAGAGCAAACTCGATATCGCGTTGAGCGACGAACGCTCGCGCGAAGCACCGCTTGGCCGTGTGTTGATGGCGCGAGGCTGGCTCGATGAGGAAACGCTGGCCGAGGCGATAGCGTTTCAATCCGATCTGCCGCGCGGCAAATTCAATCCGGCATTGCTGCGGGATTCACGCGACGATGTGCCCGTCGAGGTACTCGTGCGGATGCGCGTGCTGCCGCAAGGAACCGACGAAAACGGGCACATGGTGTTCGTTGCCGCGAGTCTCCCCGCCGACGATGCGCTCGCCGAGTTGCATGAACTCACTGGCCGCACGGTCGCGGTGCATATCGTGCGCGAGAGCGAAGTGACCCAGGGGCTGCGGGTGTTGCGCGATGTCGAACAGCCGTCGCTGGCAATGGCGGGTGGCACGGACAGCGACGCGGATAGTGAAACTGTGCAGCCGCACGAAACGATCATGCGTGGCGTGCCGCTGATCGGCGATCTGCTGATCGAGATGGGCCTCGTCACGCGTGCCGCTTTCGAGGATGCGCTGACCAGCTATCGGCCGGATCGGGACGGCCGGATCGGCGATTACATGGTCGCGCGCCACGTGATTTCGCGCGACGCGCTGCGGCTCGCGATGGCCGAACAGCGGCGCATCCAGCAGGAACAGGCGGGCCGCCGATGA
- a CDS encoding cellulose biosynthesis cyclic di-GMP-binding regulatory protein BcsB — protein MIQFFRPRVPQTMLALVVAFGADCSHAAAADIAGGFSQLSQGISETRVVSLKELGLLTSVTLTAPDTRREFFLPVPADVPISDATLQFDGAYVRGDGGRTTMLLSLDGSPVLSRSFTQANGGASLSIGVDGAPRSAGYVRLGLGFASVINDNVCTDQTAIGNVLRVDPSTRLSYRFNPADVHDLRTAWSALPYAPVLAIAGDRLGAASLDTAWRTNALLQRDGKRPVMQTLPTVGSTVDVSGTDIPAALHGIPAFDALASGGSHVIADEAELGAVFALAPRAVFGPDVVVVDQPMRNTLNAAVDALRAQVATASPQALTEFDAWRAHAIDAVASPFARGEARVAHLGGRAVIVIGDNEGAGVLARGWRPIDVSNRVVVHQIDPGARTPGDTIPLSDLGGDPRSVDVHDTASWEASFDMAAASGKGQLPKEVVLDLAASPTLSNGRATATVYFNDVMIGAKLLDVDGRRQRLDLQIPRYALARTNNLRVTFRRQPDAGCQARQSYPVSVLPSSYLKLVRGTPDNDFVGMAARYASSATVLVPHAYLDDAVHSVPRLATLTGAAGVAPMPATFAVVPDGARAQPNGPFLAADVPLDDEKNHVDFSKDHLMLTSSSGDKLIDVSGLSKLAVVSVAQSGEQSGIVYRSTGDAPVLTDKLQLSRGDIAVVDASGVLKQFDTVHPDDLLATGNSSTLWVTRHWARWGIPGVLLILLIALILFARHSRRKNRAKP, from the coding sequence ATGATTCAATTCTTTCGCCCACGCGTGCCGCAAACCATGCTTGCGCTGGTCGTTGCATTCGGCGCAGATTGCAGTCATGCCGCCGCTGCGGATATCGCGGGCGGCTTCAGTCAACTGAGCCAGGGCATCAGCGAAACGCGGGTCGTCTCATTGAAAGAACTCGGGCTGCTGACCAGCGTCACGCTGACCGCGCCGGATACGCGCCGCGAATTCTTCCTGCCGGTGCCAGCCGATGTGCCGATCTCCGATGCCACGTTGCAATTCGACGGCGCTTACGTGCGCGGCGACGGTGGCCGCACGACGATGCTGCTCTCGCTCGACGGTTCACCCGTGTTGTCGCGCTCGTTCACGCAGGCGAACGGCGGCGCGTCGCTCAGTATCGGCGTGGACGGTGCGCCTCGCTCAGCCGGCTATGTGCGGCTCGGTCTGGGCTTCGCTTCCGTGATCAACGACAACGTCTGCACCGACCAGACCGCGATCGGCAACGTGCTGCGGGTCGATCCGAGCACCCGTCTGTCCTATCGCTTCAATCCCGCCGATGTCCACGATCTGCGCACCGCGTGGAGCGCGTTGCCGTACGCGCCGGTGCTGGCTATCGCTGGTGACCGGCTCGGCGCGGCCTCGCTCGATACCGCGTGGCGTACCAACGCGCTGTTGCAGCGCGACGGCAAGCGCCCGGTGATGCAGACCTTGCCCACAGTAGGCTCGACAGTCGACGTGAGCGGCACCGACATTCCCGCAGCGTTGCACGGTATTCCCGCATTCGACGCACTCGCGAGCGGCGGTTCTCACGTGATCGCCGACGAGGCCGAGTTGGGCGCCGTGTTCGCACTCGCGCCGCGCGCTGTTTTCGGACCCGATGTAGTGGTCGTGGACCAGCCGATGCGCAACACGCTGAACGCTGCCGTCGACGCACTGCGCGCGCAGGTCGCCACGGCGTCGCCGCAAGCACTCACCGAATTCGACGCGTGGCGCGCGCATGCAATCGACGCCGTTGCGTCACCGTTCGCGCGAGGCGAAGCGCGCGTCGCGCATCTCGGCGGACGAGCGGTGATCGTGATCGGCGACAACGAAGGGGCAGGTGTTCTCGCGCGCGGCTGGCGGCCGATCGACGTGTCCAACCGCGTCGTCGTCCATCAGATCGACCCGGGCGCACGTACGCCCGGCGACACGATTCCGCTGTCCGATCTCGGCGGCGATCCGCGCAGTGTCGACGTGCACGACACGGCTTCGTGGGAAGCGAGTTTCGACATGGCCGCTGCGTCCGGCAAGGGGCAATTGCCGAAGGAGGTCGTGCTCGACCTCGCCGCGTCGCCGACACTCTCGAACGGACGCGCGACCGCGACCGTCTATTTCAACGACGTGATGATCGGCGCAAAACTGCTCGACGTGGATGGACGGCGTCAGCGCCTCGATCTGCAGATTCCGCGCTATGCGCTCGCGCGCACCAACAATCTGCGCGTGACGTTCCGGCGGCAGCCCGACGCCGGGTGTCAGGCGCGGCAGTCGTATCCGGTGTCGGTGCTGCCGAGCAGTTATCTGAAGCTCGTGCGCGGCACGCCGGACAACGACTTTGTCGGCATGGCCGCGCGTTACGCATCGTCGGCGACGGTGCTCGTGCCGCACGCGTATCTCGACGACGCCGTGCACAGCGTGCCGCGTCTCGCCACGTTAACCGGCGCGGCAGGCGTTGCGCCGATGCCCGCTACTTTTGCGGTCGTCCCTGACGGTGCCAGGGCACAGCCCAACGGCCCGTTCCTCGCCGCCGACGTGCCGCTCGACGACGAAAAAAACCATGTCGATTTTTCGAAAGATCACCTGATGCTGACCTCGTCCTCGGGCGACAAGCTGATCGACGTGTCGGGGCTCAGCAAGCTCGCCGTGGTGAGCGTCGCGCAATCGGGCGAGCAGAGCGGCATCGTCTACCGTTCGACGGGCGACGCGCCGGTGCTGACCGACAAGCTGCAACTGTCGCGCGGCGATATCGCGGTGGTCGATGCGAGCGGCGTGCTCAAGCAGTTCGACACGGTGCATCCCGACGACCTGCTCGCCACCGGCAATTCGAGCACGCTGTGGGTCACGCGGCATTGGGCACGATGGGGCATTCCCGGTGTGCTGCTGATTCTGCTGATCGCGCTGATTCTGTTCGCGCGCCATTCGCGTCGTAAAAACCGGGCTAAACCGTGA